In the genome of Triticum urartu cultivar G1812 chromosome 5, Tu2.1, whole genome shotgun sequence, one region contains:
- the LOC125510963 gene encoding transcription factor UNE12-like, which yields MAGQPPQGPEDDFLDQFFSLTNSLSAAGRPSGDQPFSLALSLDAASDASGSRGGIGDDAGHAAERDGVQLPGLFPPVFGGGLQPPHLRPSHPPPQMFHAQQPKQGGPAGGPQPPAPRPKVRARRGQATDPHSIAERLRRERIAERMRALQELVPNTNKTDRAVMLDEILDYVKFLRLQVKVLSMSRLGGAGAVAQLVSDIPLSVKGEASDGGSKQQIWEKWSTDGTEKQVAKLMDEDIGAAMQFLQSKALCMMPVSLAMAIYDTQHSQDGQPVKPEPNNTA from the exons ATGGCGGGCCAGCCGCCGCAGGGCCCGGAGGACGACTTCCTCGACCAGTTCTTCTCCCTCACCAactccctctccgccgccggccGCCCCTCCGGCGACCAGCCCTTCTCCCTCGCCCTCAGCCTCGACGCCGCCTCGGACGCCTCCGGCAGCAGGGGCGGCATCGGTGACGACGCCGGCCACGCCGCG GAGCGGGACGGCGTGCAGCTCCCCGGCCTCTTCCCGCCGGTGTTCGGCGGTGGCCTGCAGCCGCCGCACCTCCGCCCCAGCCACCCTCCCCCACAG ATGTTCCACGCGCAGCAGCCGAAGCAGGGCGGGCCGGCCGGCGGGCCACAGCCGCCGGCGCCGAGGCCGAAGGTGCGGGCGCGTCGCGGGCAGGCGACCGATCCCCACAGCATCGCAGAGAGG CTAAGAAGAGAGAGGATAGCGGAAAGGATGAGGGCCCTACAGGAATTGGTCCCCAATACGAACAAG ACAGATAGGGCAGTTATGCTAGATGAGATCCTGGATTATGTGAAGTTCCTTAGGCTTCAAGTAAAG GTGTTAAGCATGAGCAGATTGGGTGGTGCTGGTGCTGTTGCACAACTGGTTTCTGACATTCCACTTTCAGTTAAG GGGGAAGCAAGCGATGGTGGGAGCAAACAGCAGATATGGGAAAAGTGGTCAACGGATGGCACGGAAAAACAGGTTGCGAAGCTGATGGACGAGGACATCGGTGCTGCAATGCAATTTCTCCAATCCAAGGCTCTCTGCATGATGCCAGTCTCTCTTGCCATGGCTATCTATGACACACAACATTCACAGGACGGCCAGCCAGTGAAGCCTGAACCCAACAACACTGCCTAG